The Spiroplasma apis B31 genomic sequence TACATTGCTTTCAACATACTTTTCAACAAAAAGATTAAGAAAAATAGCGAGCGTGAGTTTTGATATACCAGAAAGTAAGAAGAAAAGAAATCTACGTATTATTTTTTCTTCTATTTTCTCTTTGATATGCATTGCATTATTGTCAAACAGTTACACTATGCGAGGAGGTTTAGGATTAGGTTTATTGATAATAGTTATTATAAATTTTGTTTTTGCTTTCAGTCTTATAGGAAAAAAACTCTTATGTTACTTTTTAAAACTATTTAACAAAAGATCAAAAAGCATTTATAAAACAATTGTTTTAGAATCACTAATTGAAAATATTAATAAAATATTCGTTCTTATTAACTTGTTAATGGCTTTTTCAATGTTCGCTTATTATATTTATTCTACATATTCGTTTAGTGCAGTAGAAAAAAATAACTCACAAAACAATAGGGGGATTTATATACTCTTAATCATAAATTCTATATTTGGTTTAATAGTATTTACAAACACGTTAGTAGCATTTTTTACAAGTCAAGAAAGTAATTATAAGGTGATATACAAAATTGGTTTTAGTAAAAAGCAGATAATGTTCGTCATTATTATTACAAACTTTGTAATAACTCTTATAAGTCTGTTTGTTTCAACATTATTCTTCTCAAT encodes the following:
- a CDS encoding FtsX-like permease family protein, with translation MILSTFLIFTFGLLLANSIYAYAYKDVLELTNPLGPLTFFNGIVGIIFFVSIFSIFSLITLSMSLRDSSFKLLRIIGISHTKLRVFIFFEIFIYMTIAILFSFFLNIPFANFILKELKNKQVIESNFKIYNEYSYHYIFVLATILITLLSTYFSTKRLRKIASVSFDIPESKKKRNLRIIFSSIFSLICIALLSNSYTMRGGLGLGLLIIVIINFVFAFSLIGKKLLCYFLKLFNKRSKSIYKTIVLESLIENINKIFVLINLLMAFSMFAYYIYSTYSFSAVEKNNSQNNRGIYILLIINSIFGLIVFTNTLVAFFTSQESNYKVIYKIGFSKKQIMFVIIITNFVITLISLFVSTLFFSIFIFCFYGFNASNFNLLKLFENIAIMNILILLVTTLLVIPFCIYNNKKLMHKYD